From a region of the Babylonia areolata isolate BAREFJ2019XMU chromosome 25, ASM4173473v1, whole genome shotgun sequence genome:
- the LOC143299710 gene encoding formylglycine-generating enzyme-like: MTLLTTLGLVFLMTASLASEAEKPKDTEKCGVESKESCGCQQSRDKDSKKKDADETETKADDAKTKFYVAEKGDTPYARTNQMVPIPGGIFTMGTDEQVFVADGEGPARKVKVDPFYMDVHEVSNAEFELFVNQTGYKTEAESFGNSFVMENYLNEEVKAEITQMVAAAPWWLPVEGAYWRQPEGKGSNLKHRMDHPVLHVSWNDAVAYCQWAGKRLPTEAEFEFACRGGLENRLFPWGNNMNPKGEHWMNIWQGKFPEENTAEDGYDYTCPVTTFPEQNKYGLKNIIGNVWEWTQDWWDTRHTTDFQDNPKGPASGTDKVKKGGSYQCTIQYCYRYRCAARSQNTPDSSAANLGFRCAATKLPKYLEQNAKDEL; this comes from the exons ATGACGCTCCTGACCACGCTTGGGCTGGTCTTTCTGATGACTGCATCCCTTGCATCAGAGGCTGAAAAACCCAAAGACACCGAGAAATGCGGCGTAGAGAGCAAAGAAAGTTGTGGATGTCAGCAGAGTCGGGACAAAGACAGCAAGAAGAAAGATGCAGACGAAACGGAaacgaaagcagacgacgcaaaAACCAAGTTTTATGTGGCAGAAAAAGGGGACACCCCGTATGCACGCACAAACCAAATGGTTCCGATTCCTGGCGGGATCTTCACTATGGGCACCGATGAACAAGTGTTTGTGGCCGATGGTGAGGGACCAGCAAGAAAAGTGAAAGTGGATCCATTTTACATGGACGTACACGAGGTGTCCAACGCCGAGTTTGAGCTGTTTGTCAACCAGACGGGGTATAAGACAGAG GCTGAGTCGTTTGGCAATTCCTTTGTCATGGAAAATTACCTGAATGAAGAAGTCAAAGCGGAAATCACACAAATG GTGGCAGCAGCCCCATGGTGGTTGCCAGTGGAGGGTGCCTACTGGAGACAGCCTGAGGGGAAAGGCAGCAACCTCAAGCACAG aatggaCCACCCAGTGCTCCATGTTTCGTGGAATGACGCTGTGGCCTACTGCCAGTGGGCCGGCAAGAGGCTGCCCACGGAGGCCGAGTTTGAGTTTGCCTGCCGCGGGGGGCTGGAAAACAG GCTGTTTCCCTGGGGCAACAACATGAACCCCAAGGGAGAGCACTGGATGAACATCTGGCAGGGCAAGTTCCCGGAGGAAAACACTGCGGAGGACGGCTATGACTATACCTGCCCT GTGACGACCTTCCCCGAGCAGAACAAGTACGGCCTGAAGAACATCATCGGCAACGTGTGGGAGTGGACCCAGGACTGGTGGGACACCAGGCACACCACTGACTTCCAGGACAACCCT AAAGGACCAGCCTCTGGTACGGACAAAGTCAAGAAAGGGGGTTCTTACCAGTGCACAATT CAATACTGTTACCGGTACCGCTGTGCAGCCCGCAGTCAGAACACCCCCGACAGTTCGGCCGCCAATCTTGGATTCCGCTGCGCCGCCACCAAGTTGCCCAAGTATCTTGAACAGAACGCTAAAGATGAATTATAG
- the LOC143299521 gene encoding U8 snoRNA-decapping enzyme-like, with translation MATSQVNTGECLEFEYCGRLGDKKQDYIQMTFHQSKSLGTEYIHACHGMIFARTNRVVWEQLSVRACILMQMRFDGVIGFPGGLVDSGEDLVTALNREMEEEIGLEVSKYSFTADDHVETMVNQVKKLVLHFFVKEITEEEFCLVEQRQLSAPEFGVETMGCIRVPLYTMPDGLRGFPAFLANQFIGNARHQLLTGLSHCKIMTQEEIQSSLAKCHQHLARTAQSGCKV, from the exons ATGGCCACATCACAAGTAAATACAGGAGAGTGTTTGGAATTTGAATACTGTGGACGTCTTGGCGACAAGAAACAAGACTATATACAGATGACTTTTCACCAGTCAAAGTCTCTTGGTACTGAGTACATTCATGCCTGCCATGGCATGATATTTGCCAGAACTAACAGAGTAGTGTGGGAGCAGTTATCGGTGCGAGCCTGTATTCTG ATGCAGATGCGATTTGATGGTGTGATAGGATTCCCTGGAGGTCTGGTTGACAGTGGTGAAGATCTGGTGACTGCACTTAACcgtgagatggaggaggagattgGATTGGAG GTGAGCAAGTACAGCTTCACTGCTGACGATCATGTGGAGACGATGGTGAACCAGGTGAAGAAGCTGGTGCTGCACTTCTTTGTCAAGGAGATCACGGAGGAGGAGTTCTGTCTGGTGGAACAGAGGCAGCTATCGGCGCCAGAGTTTGGCGTAGAG ACCATGGGTTGTATACGAGTGCCGCTGTACACCATGCCAGACGGTCTGAGGGGCTTCCCAGCATTCCTTGCCAACCAGTTCATCGGCAACGCTCGTCACCAGCTGCTGACAGGGCTGTCTCACTGTAAGATAATGACGCAGGAGGAAATCCAGTCGAGTCTCGCAAAATGCCACCAGCACTTAGCGAGGACTGCGCAGTCTGGCTGTAAAGTCTGA